Proteins encoded within one genomic window of Panicum virgatum strain AP13 chromosome 1N, P.virgatum_v5, whole genome shotgun sequence:
- the LOC120656328 gene encoding telomere length regulation protein TEL2 homolog, translating into MASTRGSSAPSPAGGDGETSLEALALAKVAEAADAIAAAASAGEVVRALHAVAALLFPVDSAAVAGTVEEPFRTLIIEALNLSDDERESWRCAFYHGPAFPTMSKILLGNVAVKWLRKVHASARNEIYDSFFVKGPPTEVIQALVPALSEKEDSKEDHRAFCLNLERLLILCLLDNKGVSQILAEFTCCSKHGNDVLKPDKTMLVSRVAQLLASVPDKARLGASGALASTSFFKNVVSQLLAGAEAATVQLAADKDATELCALSSVFLFVGEVLSRVSRRGSTGILVAELIPRIRNHLHRCVPSDHKAISPEMMQHVSQSQFWFNVVEAMRDQHSIERLTEELLRQLASQHISDEEAYWILWTLFNQSFKRLTVMRSMFVDKFLLWKTFPLCCLRWILHYAVFECPPNSTTETLMQRTPDFFGTLQSLVSIWSRKEFVQSHSVEQQAYITAAIGLCLEKLTKKELETTKDVLNSILQGVSCRLESPIELIRKMASAVALTFSKVVDPKNPLYLDDNCCENVDWEFGVLSSKEIKAPLHAVDSENKPKSRENKRNAGEKKAKAIKSDVPDVRAKIVEIKSVDCDQMSDTVMNGKFEEEECDEDSMNIDASRDSSLEPYDLSDDDTDLQKKFSHLSDLAAALRKPDDPDGVENALSSAEKLVRASPDELRHNSGDLVRALVHVRCSDLAMEGEEDSAEEKREKALIALLVTCPFESLDVLTKLLYSSSVDISQRILIIDVMTEAAQELAETKILKTEQRRGSLITDNSPSWLVPSNRGPSGAGPWREVSEPGTLLSWSHRYEREVPSRSGQVKSGKSRKWGLGKAKDLQLEWSKNRFPLYAAAFMLPVMQGYDKRSHGVDLLNRDFVVLGKLIYMLGVCMKCVAMHPEASALAPALLDMIRSRDVSQHAEAYVRRSVLFAASCILISLHPSYVASSLIEGNQDISTSLEWIRTFALQVAEADPDTECTSMAMTCLRLHSEMALQTSRTLESADHSKTGRGLPTKLDSIIIPFGNVMK; encoded by the exons ATGGCGAGCACGCGAGGCAGCTCCGCGCcctccccggccggcggcgatggagagACAAGCCTCGAAGCCCTGGCGCTAGCCAAGGTTGCGGAGGCAGCCGACGcaatcgccgccgcggcgagtgCCGGCGAGGTGGTCCGCGCGCTCCACGCCGTCGCTGCCCTCCTCTTCCCCGTcgactccgccgccgtcgccg GTACCGTCGAGGAACCCTTCAGGACCCTG ATTATTGAAGCTCTAAACCTCAGCGATGATGAAAGGGAGTCTTGGAGGTGTGCCTTTTATCATGGTCCAGCGTTTCCTACTATGTCTAAAATATTGCTTGGCA ATGTTGCTGTGAAGTGGTTACGGAAGGTTCATGCTTCTGCAAGAAATGAAATTTATGATTCATTTTTTGTCAAAGGACCTCCAACTGAAGTGATTCAAGCTCTTGTGCCAGCATTATCTGAAAAAGAAGATTCTAAGGAGGACCATCGGGCTTTTTGCTTGAACCTTGAAAG GCTACTGATTCTATGCTTGCTTGATAATAAGGGGGTTTCACAAATCCTTGCGGAGTTTACTTGTTGTAGTAAGCATGGTAATGATGTTCTCAAGCCAGATAAAACAATGCTCGTTTCAAGAGTTGCACAACTACTTGCATCTGTTCCAGATAAAGCAAGATTGGGAGCTTCAGGTGCACTTGCATCAAC TTCATTTTTCAAGAATGTTGTCAGCCAACTTCTTGCTGGAGCAGAAGCAGCAACTGTTCAATTGGCTGCTGACAAAGATGCTACTGAACTTTGTGCCTTGAGTTCTGTATTCCTCTTTGTGGGTGAAGTGCTATCTCGTGTTAGTCGTCGTGGGTCTACTG GCATTTTAGTTGCTGAATTGATTCCTAGGATCCGCAATCACCTACACAGATGTGTGCCATCAGATCATAAGGCCATAAGTCCTGAGATGATGCAGCATGTTTCCCAGTCTCAATTTTGGTTCAATGTGGTTGAAGCAATGAGAGATCAACATTCTATTGAAAGGTTAACAGAAGAATTGTTGCGTCAGCTTGCATCACAACATATAAGTGATGAAGAGGCTTATTGGATTCTGTGGACCCTCTTTAATCAGAGCTTCAAGCGTTTAACTGTTATGAG GTCAATGTTTGTTGACAAATTTTTGCTCTGGAAAACATTTCCTTTGTGCTGCCTGAGGTGGATTCTTCACTATGCTGTCTTTGAATGCCCACCAAATTCAACAACAGAAACTCTGATGCAAAGGACACCCGACTTCTTTGGTACTTTGCAAAGTTTGGTTAGCATTTGGTCCAGAAAAGAGTTTGTTCAATCACATTCAGTGGAGCAACAAGCTT ATATCACTGCCGCAATTGGGTTATGTTTGGAAAAGCTTACAAAAAAAGAATTAGAAACAACTAAAGATGTATTAAATTCCATTCTTCAAGGAGTAAGCT GCAGGTTGGAGAGCCCAATTGAGTTAATACGGAAGATGGCTAGTGCAGTTGCATTAACATTTTCTAAAGTTGTTGATCCAAAAAATCCTCTGTACCTTGATGACAATTGTTGTGAAAATGTTGATTGGGAGTTTGGGGTTCTCTCTTCAAAGGAGATCAAAGCCCCGTTACATGCTGTAGATTCTGAAAATAAGCCAAAATCACGTGAGAACAAGAGAAATGCTGGTGAGAAAAAGGCAAAAGCAATCAAATCTGATGTTCCAGATGTCAGAGCAAAAATTGTAGAGATCAAATCAGTAGATTGTGATCAAATGTCTGATACTGTTATGAATGGGAAATTTGAGGAGGAAGAATGTGATGAGGACAGCATGAACATTGATGCATCTAGGGATTCATCCCTGGAGCCATATGATCTATCAGATGATGACACAGATTTGCAAAAGAAATTCAGCCACCTGAGTGATCTTGCAGCCGCACTAAGAAAACCTGATGATCCAGATGGT GTTGAAAATGCTCTTAGTTCTGCTGAAAAGCTTGTGAGAGCATCACCTGATGAACTACGCCACAACTCAGGTGATCTTGTTAGAGCGCTGGTGCATGTTCGCTGTTCTGATTTGGCAATGGAAGGAGAGGAAGATTCTGctgaagaaaaaagagagaaggcaTTGATTGCCTTGCTGGTAACGTGCCCATTTGAATCACTAGATGTTCTGACAAAATTACTATATTCATCTAGTGTGGATATTAGTCAGCGCATTTTGATTATTGATGTTATGACTGAGGCAGCACAGGAGCTTGCAGAAACTAAAATTCTGAAGACAGAACAGCGGCGTGGTAGCTTGATTACTGACAACTCACCCTCTTGGCTGGTTCCAAGTAATAGGGGACCTTCTGGGGCAGGCCCTTGGAGAGAGGTCTCCGAACCAGGAACACTTTTAAGTTGGTCACATCGCTATGAAAGAGAAGTTCCATCTAGATCAGGTCAGGTTAAATCAGGGAAATCTCGTAAATGGGGTCTCGGAAAAGCGAAAGACTTGCAGCTTGAGTGGTCTAAAAATAGATTTCCTTTGTATGCCGCTGCTTTTATGCTCCCTGTGATGCAAGGATATGACAAAAGGTCACACGGTGTCGACTTGCTCAATCGGGACTTTGTTGTCCTCGGTAAATTGATATACATGCTTGGTGTCTGTATGAAGTGTGTGGCCATGCATCCAGAAGCATCAGCTCTTGCTCCTGCTCTTCTTGACATGATAAGATCAAG AGATGTTTCGCAACATGCTGAAGCATATGTCAGAAGGTCTGTGCTGTTTGCAGCCTCTTGCATATTGATATCTTTGCATCCATCATATGTGGCATCATCTCTCATTGAAGGCAACCAGGACATTTCTACTAGCTTAGAGTGGATACGCACATTCGCTCTTCAAGTTGCTGAAGCTGATCCTGATACAGAATGTACATCA ATGGCCATGACCTGCCTGCGGCTCCATTCTGAGATGGCTCTTCAGACATCGCGCACTCTGGAATCTGCAGATCATTCCAAGACCGGCAGAGGCCTACCTACTAAGCTTGATAGCATCATCATACCGTTTGGAAACGTGATGAAGTAG
- the LOC120656329 gene encoding 26S proteasome non-ATPase regulatory subunit 6-like, whose translation MEGGAGEEGKQERHLVLAHKLFLLSHPAVDDLSKVALRAEVLDAVKSDDMAPLFESLVAAGVLEPDAALLAEMRGRIDDEIRKLDEKIADAEENLGESEVREAHLAKSLYFIRVGEKEKALEQLKVTEGKTVAVGQKMDLVFHTLQIGFFYMDFDLISKSIDKAKNLFEEGGDWERKNRLKVYEGLYCMATRNFKKAASLFLDSISTFTTYELFPYDTFIFYTVLTSVITLDRVSLKQKVVDAPEILAVIGKVPHLSEFLNSLYNCQYKSFFVAFSGLTEQIKLDRYLQPHFRYYMREVRTVVYSQFLESYKSVTMEAMAAAFGVTVDFIDQELSRFIAAGKLHCKIDKVAGVLETNRPDERNAFYQATIKQGDFLLNRIQKLSRVIDL comes from the exons atggagggcggcgccggcgaggaggggaaGCAGGAGCGGCACCTGGTGCTGGCGCACAAGCTCTTCCTTCTCTCCCACCCcgccgtcgacgacctctcCAAGGTCGCCCTCCGCGCCGAGGTCCTCGACGCCGTGAAATCCGACG ACATGGCGCCGCTGTTCGAGTCGCTGGTCGCCGCGGGCGTGCTGGAGCCGGACGCCGCGCTGCTGGCCGAGATGCGCGGGAGGATCGACGACGAGATCCGCAAGCTCGATGAGAA AATTGCTGATGCTGAGGAGAATTTGGGTGAGAGTGAAGTACGTGAAGCCCATCTTGCCAAATCCTTGTACTTTATAAGGGTTGGTGAGAAG GAAAAGGCCCTGGAACAACTTAAAGTTACTGAAGGAAAGACTGTAGCTGTTGGCCAAAAGATGGATCTTGTGTTTCACACTTTGCAGATTGGATTTTTCTACATGGATTTTGATCTCATCTCAAAATCCATTGATAAGGCAAAGAA CTTGTTTGAGGAAGGAGGTGACTGGGAGAGAAAGAACAGATTGAAAGTGTATGAAGGCTTGTACTGCATGGCAACCAGAAACTTCAAGAAAGCTGCCAGCTTATTTTTAGATTCCATTTCGACTTTCACAACTTATGAGTTATTCCCATATGATACATTCATCTTTTATACTGTCCTCACTAGTGTCATCACACTGGATCGTGTATCTCTGAAACAAAAG GTGGTAGATGCGCCAGAAATCCTGGCCGTGATCGGCAAAGTACCTCACCTCTCTGAGTTCCTCAATTCCCTATACAATTGCCAGTACAAGTCGTTTTTTGTTGCATTCT CTGGCTTGACAGAGCAGATCAAGTTAGACCGTTATCTTCAGCCTCATTTCCGCTACTACATGCGGGAAGTGCGTACTGTTGTCTACTCACAATTCTTGGAGTCGTACAAGAGTGTAACAATGGAAGCAATGGCTGCTGCTTTTGGTGTGACtgttgatttcattgacca GGAACTGTCACGGTTCATTGCAGCTGGGAAGCTTCACTGCAAGATTGATAAGGTTGCTGGTGTTCTTGAGACGAACCGGCCAGATGAGAGGAACGCTTTCTACCAGGCGACCATCAAGCAAGGGGACTTCTTGCTGAACCGCATACAGAAGCTTTCACGAGTCATTGACCTGTAA
- the LOC120656330 gene encoding protein HHL1, chloroplastic-like gives MEVVGGVSLRPPSAQAPARIWQLSSVDVGGRCFVLRAAPRRQPARRALVVEARGRSWSERQMLQQRRAPQLPKVEDDGNPRFVIFIRTANVYFWYPLNVITGGTTAKIMLAAKDNFLGKYIYKDTLARNLAAVIYKDEDEIIDTAKAQYRVLKTENEFRYGYKVVENGNIRSALTTSNVIELPKKDELKTVVDKVKDFFGDVTAGAKESFAQITGTAETKEEEAEGKEEKFRSKRRKKQRKSKQRLKTEK, from the exons ATGGAGGTGGTGGGCGGCGTGTCGCTGAGGCCGCCGTCGGCGCAGGCGCCGGCGCGCATCTGGCAGCTGTCGTCCGTCGACGTCGGCGGGCGGTGCTTCGTCctcagggcggcgccgcggaggcAGCCGGCGAGGCGCGCGCTGGTGGTGGAGGCCCGGGGGAGGAGCTGGTCGGAGCGGCAGATGCTGCAgcagcgccgcgcgccgcagcTTCCCAAGGTCGAGGACGACGGCAACCCGCGCTTCGTCATCTTCATCCGCACCGCCAAT GTCTACTTCTGGTACCCGCTCAACGTCATCACCGGCGGCACGACGGCGAAGATCATGCTCGCCGCCAAGGATAACTTCCTCGGCAAGTACATCTACAAAGACACGCTCGCCAGGAACCTCGCTGCCGTCATCTACAAA GATGAGGATGAGATTATCGACACGGCAAAAGCGCAATACCGTGTGCTGAAGACCGAAAACGAGTTTCGATATGGCTACAAAGTTGTG GAGAATGGAAACATTAGGTCTGCGCTTACGACAAGTAATGTGATCGAA CTTCCAAAGAAAGACGAGCTCAAAACTGTGGTTGACAAGGTGAAGGACTTCTTTGGAGACGTAACCGCTGGAGCCAAAGAATCCTTTGCACAGATCACAGGAACTGCTGAAACCAAAGAAGAGGAAGCAGAAGGCAAAGAAGAGAAGTTCCGCTCAAAGAGACGAAAGAAGCAGCGGAAGTCGAAGCAGAGACTCA AGACGGAGAAATGA